The region CGCGCCCGTCCGACGCGCTGGCGATCGCCGTGCGCTCCGGCGCCCCGATCTTCGCCGCCGAGGAGGTCATCGCGGAGTCCGCGATCGAGTTCGAGCACGAGGTCGAGGACACCGAGGAGGTCGTCGACCGCTTCAAGGAGTTCCTCGACCAGGTCTCCCCGGAGGACTTCGCCAGCGACAGCTAGGCGACGCCGCCGCGGGCGCGGGCCGCGTCGATCAGGCGCGCGACGAGGTCGTCGAAGCGGATGCCCGCCGCGTCGGCGGCCTGCGGCAGCAGCGACGTCCCGGTCAAGCCCGGGATGACGTCGGCTTCCAACACGTGCAGCCCGCCCTCGGCGTCGAGCAGCATGTCGACGCGCGAGACGTCGCGGCAGCCGAGCAGCTCGTGGACGCGCACGGCCAGCGCCTGCGCCGACGCGGTCACGTCGTCCGGCAGGTCCGCCGGGCAGACGAAGCGCGAGCGCCCGATCTCGTAGCGCGCGTCGAAGTCGTACATGCCGGTCTCCGGCATCGCCTCGACGATCGGCAGCGCAACACCATCAAGAACGGACACCGCCAGGTCGCGGCCGGCGACGTACTGCTCCAGCAGGACCTTCGAGGAGTACGACAGCGCCGCGACCAGCGCGCCCGGCACGTCAGCGGCGCTCTCGGCGACCCGCAGCCCCAGCGCCGAGCCCTGATCGGCCGGCTTGACGACCA is a window of Conexibacter woesei Iso977N DNA encoding:
- a CDS encoding D-alanine--D-alanine ligase family protein; its protein translation is MSLRVAVLKGGRSLEREVSLRSGARVEDALKRLGHEPVGIDVDHDLVRRLRELAPDVCFLALHGRDGEDGTIQELLEILGLPYTGSGVSACIRCTDKVLAKHHLEDAGLPTPEFVAFTETAFKQLGAAEALGEIAERIGFPMVVKPADQGSALGLRVAESAADVPGALVAALSYSSKVLLEQYVAGRDLAVSVLDGVALPIVEAMPETGMYDFDARYEIGRSRFVCPADLPDDVTASAQALAVRVHELLGCRDVSRVDMLLDAEGGLHVLEADVIPGLTGTSLLPQAADAAGIRFDDLVARLIDAARARGGVA